In a genomic window of Lagopus muta isolate bLagMut1 chromosome 2, bLagMut1 primary, whole genome shotgun sequence:
- the LOC125688777 gene encoding prolyl-tRNA synthetase associated domain-containing protein 1-like, with translation MAAAPGLREALEQRLRDLGIAATTAEHPEVFTVEEMMAHVRHMKGGHSKNLFLKDKKKKGFWLVTVLHDRQVDLNHLAKKLGLGSGNLRFADEKAMLEKLQVGQGCATPLALFCDHGDVKLVLDAGLLEGGHEKVYFHPMTNCATMGLSPEDFLKFVKSTGHDPIVVHFDEDVK, from the exons ATGGCGGCGGCgccggggctgcgggaggcGCTGGAGCAGAGACTGCGGGATTTGGGCATCGCCGCCACCACCGCGGAACACCCGGAG GTGTTCACTGTTGAGGAAATGATGGCCCACGTCCGACACATGAAAGGAGGGCACAGTAAAAACCTTTTCcttaaagacaaaaagaagaaagggttCTGGCTGGTGACCGTCCTGCACGACAGGCAGGTGGATTTAAACCACCTGGCAAAAAAACTTGGCCTGGGAAGCGGAAACCTCAGATTCGCCGATGAGAAAGCCATGCTGGAGAAGCTACAGGTGGGCCAAGGCTGTGCCACACCGCTGGCTCTGTTCTGCGACCACGGAGATGTGAAGCTTGTGCTGGACGCCGGCTTGCTGGAGGGCGGCCACGAAAAGGTGTATTTTCATCCAATGACAAACTGTGCCACCATGGGCTTAAGCCCCGAGGACTTCCTGAAGTTTGTGAAATCGACGGGTCACGATCCAATCGTTGTACAttttgatgaagatgttaaatag